One genomic region from Nymphaea colorata isolate Beijing-Zhang1983 chromosome 10, ASM883128v2, whole genome shotgun sequence encodes:
- the LOC116262215 gene encoding GPI-anchored hemophore cfmA-like, translating into MTTAGAGMGGGAGTDGGSRTDTGDGAGTNDSSGSGARTGGSGGRRASMEYQSRGKKRAEPSIEAQREPSSAHSDARTPVDNSTSGQQNAQISSMVSNQRSHTSPTGDTSRPFWEKATTVSYQ; encoded by the exons ATGACGACGGCGGGCGCTGGGATGGGCGGCGGTGCTGGGACGGACGGCGGCAGTAGAACTGACACCGGCGATGGCGCTGGAACAAACGACAGTAGCGGCAGCGGGGCTAGAACAGGCGGCAGCGGCGGGAGACGAGCATCG ATGGAGTATCAAAGTAGGGGCAAGAAGCGTGCCGAGCCTTCTATagaggcacaaagagagccAAGTTCGGCCCATTCTGATGCACGTACCCCAGTGGATAACAGTACATCTGGGCAACAAAATGCTCAGATtagt TCGATGGTCAGTAATCAGAGGAGCCATACATCCCCTACTGGAGACACCAGTAGGCCATTTTGGGAGAAGGCAACGACGGTGTCGTACCAATAG